A window of Mesoplasma chauliocola contains these coding sequences:
- a CDS encoding PTS glucose transporter subunit IIA, translated as MEFKFYAPVDCDIVAIDKCSDPAFSQKLLGDGLLIKPKKGNFSLPFDEAELTMIFDTKHAYGLKINDIDVLIHCGLETVNLFGKPFKIDLQVNSRLYLFDELFEVDLKYLKERKISSETPIVFDKKIEIKNFKEGAYKKGDLVCLIQYEETKSKQNVRDFFSGSSNKYQKIASEINKYVGSKENYSDVYNCMTRLRFSIIDKNKIDENNLKKLSIVKQIVWNGDELQVVIGPDVYKVKNEVILQNEFSNSIMLTKEKKSAMKSFMSMIMAIMVKMIPVMTGTGIIQALMAILVITGVMPSIVTSQNPAEGQISLFDPQLSPIWVMLFVIARSATYFTAIVLAYTASDYFGLNPVYGVTVGIILGAPIIFFDGGQNGIGQEFIWLPLSKLETSNVSFNRLSDIFRLNPLGTKVFVVLPCIYFAYRIDSWVVKWIPISLELMFRPFIVFLVSAIVGFVIFTPLWNAFEALFGALMYYVGNAPFGLGVGIYVGIWQLCVIFGLHGALGVAIRIEFLTNNGWSYLGIAGSISVWSQVGALIGVALITRNQILKKQAYGMIPMGLLGLTEPILYGINLPKKRPLICGCVAAFFAGAFLNWVSVSQRSQTGLGIFELIGFFTDPVMGGTAKISGLTNGLLYTVGCLISFGGGITLTMLFYKEREHEKTLVFKTALKIKKLIFKDNEIDKELKNELNKEILSFKKVYSKQDLEILKTQEKVIQKYLAKLSEIETKTKTKEEKISKLYLRGQKLIKKNNDVLAEKIQSKIEELQKINFDNLENEKDALYNKIDFNAISKIQNEIMNKLIPKIKILEEERNLNLEEFKDEFKNNTNALLSAYNL; from the coding sequence ATGGAATTTAAATTTTATGCACCCGTTGATTGTGATATTGTTGCTATTGATAAATGTTCAGATCCAGCATTTTCGCAAAAATTACTAGGTGATGGTCTTTTAATAAAACCGAAAAAAGGTAATTTCTCATTACCATTCGACGAAGCTGAATTAACAATGATTTTTGATACAAAACATGCGTATGGTTTAAAGATTAATGATATTGATGTATTAATTCATTGCGGTCTTGAAACTGTAAATCTCTTTGGAAAACCCTTTAAAATAGATTTACAAGTGAATTCAAGACTTTACCTTTTTGATGAACTTTTTGAAGTTGATTTAAAATATTTAAAGGAAAGAAAAATCTCTTCAGAAACCCCAATAGTATTTGATAAGAAAATAGAAATTAAAAATTTTAAAGAAGGTGCGTATAAAAAAGGCGACCTCGTATGTTTAATACAATATGAAGAAACAAAAAGTAAACAAAATGTTAGAGATTTTTTTAGTGGATCATCTAATAAATATCAAAAAATAGCCTCAGAAATTAATAAATATGTAGGTTCAAAGGAAAATTATAGCGATGTCTATAATTGTATGACTCGCTTAAGATTTTCGATAATTGATAAAAATAAAATTGATGAAAATAATTTAAAAAAATTGAGTATAGTTAAACAGATTGTTTGAAATGGAGATGAACTTCAAGTTGTAATTGGTCCAGATGTTTATAAAGTGAAAAATGAAGTTATCTTACAAAATGAATTTTCAAATTCAATAATGCTAACAAAAGAAAAAAAATCAGCAATGAAATCATTTATGTCAATGATTATGGCAATCATGGTAAAAATGATACCGGTTATGACTGGAACTGGTATAATTCAAGCTTTAATGGCAATTCTTGTAATAACTGGGGTTATGCCTTCAATAGTAACATCGCAGAACCCTGCAGAGGGTCAAATTTCGCTATTTGATCCACAGCTATCACCAATATGAGTTATGCTGTTTGTAATAGCTAGATCAGCAACTTATTTTACAGCAATTGTTCTAGCATATACTGCATCAGATTATTTTGGATTAAACCCTGTTTATGGTGTGACGGTAGGTATTATATTAGGTGCTCCAATAATTTTCTTTGATGGCGGGCAAAATGGAATAGGTCAAGAATTTATTTGATTACCGCTAAGTAAATTGGAGACTTCAAATGTTTCCTTTAATCGATTATCAGATATTTTTAGGTTGAATCCATTAGGTACAAAGGTGTTTGTTGTTTTACCGTGTATTTACTTTGCCTATAGAATAGATTCATGGGTAGTTAAATGAATACCTATAAGTTTGGAACTAATGTTTAGACCTTTTATAGTATTTTTAGTATCAGCAATAGTTGGATTTGTAATCTTTACACCATTATGAAATGCTTTTGAGGCTTTATTTGGGGCATTAATGTATTACGTTGGAAACGCACCTTTTGGTTTGGGTGTTGGAATATATGTTGGTATATGACAACTTTGTGTTATTTTTGGATTGCATGGTGCCCTTGGTGTGGCAATTAGGATCGAATTCTTAACTAATAATGGTTGATCATACTTAGGTATAGCTGGATCAATATCTGTATGATCACAAGTAGGTGCCTTAATTGGGGTTGCTTTAATAACAAGAAATCAAATATTAAAGAAACAAGCATATGGAATGATACCAATGGGTCTATTAGGTTTAACTGAACCAATTCTTTATGGAATAAATTTACCTAAAAAAAGACCACTTATTTGTGGTTGTGTAGCTGCCTTTTTTGCAGGAGCTTTCTTGAATTGGGTAAGCGTCTCTCAAAGATCACAAACAGGACTTGGTATTTTCGAATTAATTGGTTTCTTTACAGATCCTGTAATGGGTGGAACAGCTAAAATATCAGGACTAACTAATGGACTGCTTTATACTGTTGGTTGTTTAATTTCATTTGGTGGTGGTATTACATTAACAATGCTATTTTACAAAGAAAGAGAACATGAAAAAACTTTAGTGTTTAAAACAGCTTTAAAAATTAAAAAATTAATATTCAAAGACAATGAAATTGATAAAGAATTAAAAAATGAATTAAATAAGGAAATTTTAAGTTTTAAAAAAGTCTATTCTAAACAAGATTTGGAAATACTAAAAACACAAGAAAAAGTAATTCAAAAATATTTAGCAAAACTTTCTGAAATTGAAACTAAAACAAAAACAAAAGAAGAAAAAATTTCAAAACTTTATTTAAGAGGACAAAAATTAATTAAAAAAAATAATGATGTTCTCGCTGAAAAAATTCAAAGCAAAATCGAAGAATTACAAAAAATAAATTTTGATAATTTAGAGAATGAAAAAGATGCTTTATATAATAAAATAGATTTTAATGCTATCTCAAAAATTCAAAATGAAATAATGAATAAGCTTATCCCTAAAATAAAAATTTTAGAAGAAGAAAGAAATTTAAATTTAGAAGAATTTAAAGATGAGTTTAAAAATAATACAAATGCTCTTTTAAGTGCTTATAATTTATAA
- a CDS encoding YfcC family protein, which yields MDFKVKNPFKRAKNGKPSENKKQFKMFSAFTILLLIIAGIIFLSWILKWSGATVEINNEEKPIVALGVFDLFLAPIYGFASGAEIIIFLVVLGGFLNIVICSKALEGFSQKITSWLKGKEIWAIIPLMFFFSLVGSVEGLAEESLGFYLICIPLMMVAGYDKLTGFMIVLLGAGVGVMNSTVNPFAIGVAVESANSGLSPENLTSVGDGLIWRIVCWFLMTSTAVVFVMWYSWKVKLNPQKSIVFKTMEDDKKFFLSEQTEKIEMNWKKKLTLAIFGLTFILMIFYMVGWDSIFGFEEGEGPFYKFGEWVNTHIPYLTSQTPGFGNGGFIEISAIFLISAIVLGFVNCLGEDGFIDQFMVGAKDLFGVCLVIAVAGGIGWALQVSLIQQLVVLGLSNSIGGIDSSIGILIILFILFIPLSIFIPSTSGFARAVFPLLGGVLAKDSEVLTSGSITAFSMANGFVNLFTPTSGIIMSAIAIARIDYSKFMKLMWPILAILFVMSIILITFGGLIGGNIA from the coding sequence ATGGATTTTAAAGTAAAAAACCCTTTTAAAAGGGCTAAAAATGGAAAGCCTTCAGAAAACAAAAAACAATTTAAAATGTTTTCTGCTTTTACAATACTGTTATTAATTATTGCAGGTATCATTTTTCTTAGTTGAATTTTAAAATGAAGTGGCGCTACTGTTGAAATTAATAATGAAGAAAAACCAATTGTTGCATTAGGAGTTTTTGATCTTTTTTTAGCTCCTATTTATGGTTTTGCAAGTGGTGCTGAAATTATTATTTTTTTAGTAGTTCTTGGCGGATTTTTAAATATTGTAATATGTTCAAAGGCTTTAGAGGGTTTTTCACAAAAAATTACTAGTTGACTTAAAGGAAAAGAAATTTGAGCAATAATTCCTTTAATGTTTTTCTTTTCACTTGTTGGTAGTGTTGAAGGCCTTGCTGAAGAATCACTTGGATTTTACTTAATATGTATTCCTTTAATGATGGTTGCTGGCTATGACAAATTAACAGGGTTTATGATTGTTCTATTAGGAGCAGGGGTTGGGGTAATGAATTCAACTGTCAATCCCTTTGCAATAGGTGTTGCTGTTGAATCTGCAAATAGTGGATTATCTCCAGAAAATTTAACTTCTGTTGGCGATGGATTGATTTGAAGAATTGTTTGTTGATTTTTAATGACATCAACAGCTGTAGTATTTGTTATGTGATATTCATGAAAAGTAAAATTAAATCCTCAAAAATCAATTGTTTTTAAAACAATGGAAGACGACAAAAAATTCTTTTTAAGTGAGCAAACCGAAAAAATTGAAATGAATTGAAAAAAGAAACTAACACTTGCTATATTTGGATTAACTTTTATTCTTATGATATTTTACATGGTTGGGTGAGATAGCATATTTGGTTTTGAAGAAGGAGAAGGACCATTTTATAAATTTGGTGAATGAGTGAATACTCACATTCCTTACTTAACTAGTCAAACTCCTGGATTTGGCAATGGCGGATTTATTGAAATTTCAGCAATATTCCTTATTTCTGCTATCGTTTTAGGTTTTGTCAATTGTCTAGGTGAAGATGGATTTATTGATCAATTTATGGTTGGAGCAAAAGATTTATTTGGTGTTTGTTTAGTTATTGCTGTTGCTGGAGGTATTGGTTGAGCTCTTCAAGTATCTTTAATTCAGCAACTTGTTGTTTTAGGCCTTTCTAATTCTATTGGAGGAATTGATTCTTCAATAGGAATTCTAATAATACTATTTATTCTATTTATTCCATTGTCTATATTTATTCCATCAACTTCAGGTTTTGCTAGAGCTGTATTCCCATTACTTGGTGGAGTTCTTGCAAAAGACAGTGAAGTTTTAACAAGTGGTTCAATAACTGCTTTTTCAATGGCAAATGGATTTGTTAATTTATTTACCCCTACTTCTGGAATAATAATGTCGGCAATTGCTATTGCTAGAATTGATTATAGTAAGTTTATGAAGTTAATGTGACCTATATTAGCAATATTATTTGTGATGTCTATTATATTAATTACTTTTGGTGGACTAATTGGTGGAAATATAGCTTAA
- a CDS encoding APC family permease, with the protein MKKEMKTKKTKTKTFEFLTLFVMVIGTVIGSGIYMKNSELLSQTNNPIIALILWSFVGVICIMSMVVFIEISSSTKHFGNGTLGNWAKIFINRKTASFFSIMYGWVYIPSTQSVFVAGAVNYLLLAIGVPIAPYQQLIIYLIVGISIFITCTILSIYKRFVNRRIQVIGILIKFLPLVIAFVAGFILIDKTGGTSAMWGTGNKQWSPILFFGGFGGILFAFDGYVYIANSQKTATHKDVVPKALFAGMIFVAVFYVLMALSLFLGSPDGSIVKLFEKMIGGNDSAAARIISNLILMAICLLGSNIFVDIAIVDLASDANNKTIYTKNRELSYKKAGVIQFLIFIVAYSFLIVIGICTTREGWDGLSSKINTENVITIEDLLNKPADYINWFSSGTSCLVFIMVLVVMIGGIVNRFTKRVKVEQSKLFLVCGIISSFFMTIFIFFGIFSFIWEPKNIADGNWELQLSGMWFLIILAVSLAINVIVFLIQENLFKKDPYTDGWEGEINPDIIVEENLSIKKDIIKLKNKIFKN; encoded by the coding sequence ATGAAAAAAGAAATGAAAACTAAAAAAACGAAAACTAAAACGTTTGAATTTTTAACACTATTTGTCATGGTGATTGGAACTGTTATTGGTTCAGGTATTTACATGAAAAATAGTGAATTATTAAGTCAAACAAATAATCCAATTATTGCTTTAATTCTTTGATCTTTTGTTGGGGTTATTTGTATAATGTCAATGGTTGTATTCATTGAAATATCTTCGTCTACAAAACACTTTGGAAACGGGACACTGGGGAATTGAGCAAAGATTTTCATAAATAGAAAAACTGCTTCTTTTTTCTCAATTATGTATGGTTGAGTTTATATTCCAAGTACACAAAGCGTATTTGTTGCTGGAGCAGTAAACTACTTACTACTTGCTATTGGAGTTCCAATAGCACCTTATCAACAATTAATTATTTATTTAATTGTTGGTATAAGTATTTTTATTACTTGTACAATTCTTTCTATATACAAGAGATTTGTAAATAGAAGAATTCAAGTTATCGGAATACTAATTAAATTTTTACCTTTAGTTATTGCTTTTGTTGCTGGTTTTATTTTAATTGATAAAACCGGCGGAACAAGCGCAATGTGAGGAACTGGAAATAAGCAATGATCTCCAATTTTATTCTTTGGTGGATTTGGAGGAATCCTATTTGCTTTTGATGGTTATGTTTACATAGCTAATTCACAAAAAACAGCTACTCACAAGGATGTTGTTCCAAAAGCTTTATTTGCAGGAATGATATTTGTCGCTGTATTCTACGTATTAATGGCACTCTCACTATTCTTAGGTTCACCAGATGGTTCAATTGTTAAGTTATTTGAAAAAATGATTGGTGGTAATGATAGTGCTGCTGCCAGAATTATTTCAAATCTTATATTGATGGCAATTTGTTTGCTTGGTTCAAATATATTTGTTGATATTGCTATTGTTGATTTGGCTTCTGATGCTAACAATAAAACTATTTATACAAAAAATAGAGAACTGAGTTATAAGAAAGCAGGAGTTATTCAATTTTTAATTTTTATAGTTGCTTATTCTTTTTTAATTGTTATTGGAATTTGTACAACTAGAGAAGGTTGAGATGGTTTATCTTCTAAAATTAACACTGAAAATGTCATAACTATTGAGGATTTACTAAATAAACCCGCAGATTACATAAATTGATTTTCATCTGGTACTAGTTGTTTAGTGTTTATAATGGTTTTAGTTGTTATGATTGGTGGAATTGTTAATAGATTTACAAAAAGAGTAAAAGTTGAGCAATCAAAATTATTTTTAGTTTGTGGAATAATTTCTTCTTTCTTTATGACTATATTTATTTTCTTTGGAATATTCTCATTTATTTGAGAACCTAAAAACATAGCAGACGGAAATTGAGAATTACAACTTTCTGGTATGTGGTTCTTGATAATACTTGCAGTTTCCTTAGCTATTAATGTTATAGTTTTTTTAATTCAAGAGAACCTGTTTAAAAAAGATCCTTATACTGACGGATGAGAAGGAGAAATAAATCCTGATATTATTGTTGAAGAAAATTTAAGTATTAAAAAAGACATAATAAAATTAAAAAATAAAATTTTTAAAAATTAA
- the serS gene encoding serine--tRNA ligase translates to MLDINFIESNLIKVKEQLNKRSGDYTVILDEAVELNIQRKTILKNVESLKANKNNLSKQVGELMRDKKIEEANKIKEEVSLINTNIDKFDEKLKYVQEQLTYKLQNIPNIPNDNMPLGEDENDNVEIRVWGSEFIKSHESAHWDIADKLKLVDFEAGPKLSGSRFVVYTGLGAKLVRSLATVLLDLHTSKGYKEITVPLLVNPQAMYGTGQLPKFKEDAYITTNEQYLIPTGEVPLTNLHAGEILELTQLPIHYTTYSQCFRQEAGSAGRDTKGLIRLHQFNKVELVKITDQETSELELQGMVKDAEAVLQLFELPYRVVELCTGDVGFSSTKTYDLEVWFPEQNKYREISSCSNCADFQARNMQTRYRDSNGEVKLVHTLNGSGVAIDRLLAAILENYWDGEKLVLPKILKPYFNNQEYIK, encoded by the coding sequence ATGTTAGATATAAATTTTATAGAAAGTAATTTAATTAAAGTTAAAGAGCAATTAAATAAACGCAGTGGAGATTATACTGTAATTCTTGACGAGGCTGTTGAACTAAACATTCAAAGAAAAACTATTTTAAAAAATGTAGAATCTTTAAAAGCAAACAAGAATAATTTATCAAAACAAGTTGGTGAATTAATGCGTGATAAAAAAATTGAAGAAGCTAACAAAATTAAAGAAGAAGTTTCATTAATTAATACAAACATTGATAAATTCGATGAAAAATTAAAATATGTGCAAGAACAATTAACTTATAAATTACAAAATATTCCTAATATTCCTAATGACAATATGCCACTTGGAGAAGATGAAAATGATAATGTTGAAATAAGAGTATGAGGAAGCGAATTTATAAAATCTCATGAATCTGCTCATTGAGATATTGCTGATAAATTAAAATTAGTTGACTTTGAAGCTGGACCAAAGTTAAGCGGTTCAAGATTTGTTGTTTATACCGGGTTAGGAGCAAAACTAGTTAGAAGTCTTGCTACTGTATTATTGGATTTACACACAAGTAAAGGATATAAAGAAATTACTGTTCCTTTATTAGTTAATCCACAAGCAATGTATGGAACAGGTCAATTACCTAAATTTAAAGAAGATGCTTACATAACAACAAATGAGCAATATTTAATTCCTACAGGTGAAGTTCCTTTGACTAATTTACATGCAGGAGAAATTTTGGAATTGACTCAATTACCTATTCATTACACAACTTACTCACAATGCTTTAGACAAGAAGCAGGAAGTGCTGGAAGGGATACAAAAGGTTTAATTAGATTACATCAATTTAACAAAGTTGAATTAGTTAAAATAACTGACCAAGAAACAAGTGAATTAGAATTACAGGGAATGGTTAAAGACGCAGAAGCAGTACTTCAATTATTTGAATTACCTTATAGAGTAGTAGAACTATGTACAGGTGATGTTGGATTCAGCTCAACAAAAACATATGACTTAGAAGTTTGATTCCCAGAACAAAACAAATATCGCGAGATTTCAAGCTGCTCAAACTGTGCTGATTTTCAAGCTAGAAATATGCAAACAAGATATCGTGATTCTAATGGCGAAGTTAAATTAGTTCATACACTAAATGGTAGTGGAGTTGCTATAGATCGTTTATTAGCAGCTATCTTAGAAAACTATTGAGATGGTGAAAAATTAGTTTTACCAAAAATTTTAAAACCTTACTTCAATAATCAAGAATACATAAAATAA